TCGTTGGCAAATCCGGCAAGATTTTTGTGCCATGAGTGGTCGGTGTTGAGGACGTGCCCGATTTTGATCGTCGTCGCGGCAAATCCGGAGGCGGCAAAGAGCGCCGTCGCCGCCAGTGCGAAAGATAATACCAAAGCCAATTTCTTCATCATTTCAAAAGTTCCTCCAGTACAGATATTTTATGAAGCGTAATGATAGTACCGTTTAACGAATGTGTCAATATTTTGAGAGCGGATCTCTTGCATTTTGACAAAAAAATCCCGGCAGACGATGCCGTTTGCCGGTACGATAAGAGAATGATAAATATTTTATGAGGTGTAAATCAAATTTAGGTTAATAAAAGCATTCCTATTCCGCGACCACCGCAAAAAAGACGAGCGGTTCGCCGCCGCGGTTTTTTAAAGCGTGAGACATCCCTTTTTTGGTCGTAAAAATATCTCCCGGGAGCGCGGGGCATTCGCCGCCGTCATAAATGTAAACGCCCTCTCCCGAGAGGATCGCGTAGACCTCTTCGTCGCTGTCGTGGCGGTGCGGCCCGATGCTTGCCCCCGGCGCGAGCTCGATGCGGGAGGCGAGCGTCAGCGGTCCCCGCGCGGGAAGCGGAGAGGCGAAGATCCTGGCCTCCCCGTCGCCTCCGCGTATGTTCGAGACCGTCCTGGGCTCGCCG
The window above is part of the Cloacibacillus evryensis DSM 19522 genome. Proteins encoded here:
- a CDS encoding cupin domain-containing protein, whose amino-acid sequence is MSSVSLIKQDGEPRTVSNIRGGDGEARIFASPLPARGPLTLASRIELAPGASIGPHRHDSDEEVYAILSGEGVYIYDGGECPALPGDIFTTKKGMSHALKNRGGEPLVFFAVVAE